The Pyrococcus kukulkanii genome contains a region encoding:
- a CDS encoding methyltransferase family protein, producing the protein MESSKFRKIVFTVFFLLIPVSAIFHVPVDGLSRAMHIAGALILAITVPLAIYIHSLFPKKHDRPEDFKELLTNGPYKYVRHPFYSAFIFMGFGIALFFSSIPGLFCYLLMLPLWNRLAELEEMELLEYWGEEYREFMKTRGRFLPKLNIITKQ; encoded by the coding sequence ATGGAGTCCTCGAAGTTCAGGAAGATAGTGTTCACGGTGTTCTTCCTTTTAATCCCAGTATCAGCCATCTTTCACGTGCCAGTTGATGGATTATCTCGGGCAATGCACATCGCGGGAGCTCTTATTCTCGCAATAACGGTTCCTTTAGCTATCTATATACACTCACTGTTCCCGAAGAAGCACGACAGGCCGGAGGATTTTAAAGAGCTGCTGACGAATGGGCCCTATAAGTACGTTAGGCATCCGTTTTATTCAGCATTCATCTTCATGGGCTTCGGGATAGCCCTCTTCTTTTCAAGCATTCCTGGGCTTTTCTGCTACTTGCTGATGCTCCCGCTGTGGAACAGGCTGGCCGAGCTCGAGGAGATGGAACTTTTAGAGTACTGGGGAGAGGAATACAGGGAGTTCATGAAGACGAGGGGGAGGTTCCTCCCGAAGTTAAACATTATCACTAAACAATAA
- the wtpB gene encoding tungstate ABC transporter permease WtpB → MRRDYTIYFFAAIGSFLIVFIALPLMVIFAKQAYDYKMLIKTLHDPLVLEALRNSVLTATATAVLSVLFGVPLGYVLARKDFRGKSLVQAIVDVPVVIPHSVVGIMLLVTFSTAILDSYKGIVAAMLFVSAPFAINAARDGFLAVDEKLEQVARTLGASQLRAFFSVTLPIAFPSIASGAIMAWARAISEVGAVLIVAYYPKTAQILVMEYFNNYGLRASRPISVILIAMSLTIFVILRWLVGRKIKV, encoded by the coding sequence ATGAGGAGGGACTACACCATTTACTTCTTCGCGGCAATCGGGAGCTTTCTCATAGTCTTCATAGCCCTCCCCCTAATGGTGATATTCGCAAAGCAGGCCTATGACTACAAGATGCTCATAAAAACCCTCCATGACCCTCTTGTTTTAGAGGCCTTAAGGAATTCCGTTCTAACTGCCACTGCTACAGCTGTCCTGTCCGTCCTGTTCGGAGTTCCCCTGGGTTACGTGCTGGCGAGGAAGGATTTCAGGGGCAAAAGCCTGGTGCAGGCCATAGTTGACGTTCCCGTTGTAATCCCCCACTCGGTCGTTGGTATAATGCTCCTCGTGACTTTCTCAACCGCAATCTTGGACAGCTATAAGGGAATAGTTGCCGCCATGCTGTTTGTTTCCGCTCCCTTCGCGATAAATGCCGCGAGAGATGGATTTCTAGCTGTGGACGAGAAGCTCGAGCAGGTGGCGAGAACTTTAGGCGCCTCTCAGCTCAGGGCCTTCTTTTCGGTGACGCTCCCAATAGCGTTTCCCTCGATAGCCAGTGGAGCGATAATGGCGTGGGCCAGGGCCATAAGCGAGGTCGGTGCGGTTTTGATAGTTGCCTACTATCCAAAGACGGCCCAGATTTTGGTGATGGAGTACTTCAACAACTATGGCCTAAGGGCTTCAAGGCCGATATCGGTGATACTGATCGCGATGAGCCTTACGATATTCGTTATCCTGAGGTGGCTGGTTGGGAGAAAAATTAAAGTATAA
- a CDS encoding 2-phosphoglycerate kinase gives MIRVIEKGGKVSLPFSRGILTRSITSVGIDVDLAYTIAIEVQEELRRKGKTVVTKDEIRRLTYQKLVERGFKEEAKRYLFWRRFRKMKIPLIILLGGPTGVGKSTIATELAFRLGIRSVIGTDTIREVLRKIITPELLPTIHTSTFLAWKELRGTIEGSPVIAGFESQVSAVSVGINAVIQRARREGLNAIIEGIHVVPGFVDMKHEMTFMYMIVARSREELEARFYERTRYSKRSAEYYIANLDAILEIQDYLIERAKSFGIPIIENIELEETVGKIMQDIMEKTVKIMKRKGLDMLEEP, from the coding sequence ATGATAAGGGTGATTGAGAAAGGAGGCAAAGTCTCTCTTCCCTTTTCGAGGGGAATACTCACGAGGTCAATTACCTCAGTGGGGATAGATGTTGACTTAGCTTACACCATAGCGATAGAGGTTCAAGAGGAACTGAGGAGGAAAGGAAAAACTGTGGTTACCAAGGATGAGATAAGGAGATTAACCTATCAAAAGCTCGTTGAGAGGGGGTTTAAGGAGGAGGCGAAGAGGTATCTCTTCTGGAGGAGATTCCGAAAGATGAAGATACCCCTCATAATCCTCCTGGGTGGACCTACTGGAGTTGGAAAGTCTACCATAGCTACTGAACTCGCCTTCAGACTTGGTATAAGGAGCGTCATAGGGACTGACACTATAAGGGAGGTTCTGAGGAAGATAATTACTCCTGAGCTACTCCCCACAATCCATACATCCACGTTTCTGGCTTGGAAGGAGCTCAGGGGAACCATAGAGGGGTCGCCAGTAATAGCTGGATTTGAAAGCCAAGTGAGCGCTGTTTCCGTTGGAATAAACGCCGTGATTCAGAGAGCCAGAAGGGAAGGATTGAACGCGATAATCGAGGGAATTCACGTAGTTCCTGGGTTCGTTGACATGAAGCATGAGATGACTTTTATGTACATGATAGTTGCGAGAAGCAGGGAAGAACTCGAGGCGAGGTTCTACGAGAGGACCAGGTACAGCAAGAGATCCGCTGAGTACTACATAGCTAACCTCGATGCTATACTCGAGATACAGGACTATCTTATAGAGAGGGCGAAGAGCTTTGGGATACCTATTATAGAAAACATAGAGCTTGAAGAGACCGTTGGGAAGATAATGCAGGACATAATGGAAAAAACAGTGAAGATAATGAAAAGGAAGGGGCTTGACATGCTAGAGGAACCTTAA
- a CDS encoding biotin--[acetyl-CoA-carboxylase] ligase — MLSLKTSIIGKKVIYYQEISSTNDVAKSLDVEEGTVIVADRQTKGRGRLNRKWISPEGGLWLSVVLKPKVAPQDIPKIVFLGAIGVVRTLEELSIPGRIKWPNDVLVNFRKISGILTEKVGEKVILGIGINVNNNTPENGIAVKNVLGKEVSLVHVFKILLENLDELYEIYLKSPGTIVELARELMILNVPVKVLGNGEVVGIAEDIDEDGRLVLRLGNGEIRKIIYGDVSLRFL, encoded by the coding sequence ATGCTCAGCTTGAAAACCTCTATAATTGGCAAAAAGGTAATCTACTACCAGGAAATTTCTTCTACCAATGATGTGGCAAAATCCCTCGATGTTGAAGAAGGAACAGTTATAGTTGCTGATAGGCAAACAAAGGGAAGGGGAAGACTCAACAGAAAATGGATATCTCCAGAGGGAGGATTATGGCTTTCAGTAGTTTTAAAGCCGAAGGTTGCTCCCCAGGACATTCCAAAGATAGTTTTCCTGGGGGCCATAGGGGTAGTTAGAACACTTGAAGAATTATCAATCCCCGGAAGGATTAAGTGGCCAAATGACGTTCTAGTGAACTTCAGGAAAATATCAGGAATTCTAACCGAGAAGGTTGGGGAGAAAGTCATTCTAGGCATCGGAATTAACGTGAACAACAACACCCCGGAAAACGGGATAGCCGTGAAGAATGTCCTGGGTAAGGAAGTTAGTTTAGTTCATGTCTTCAAAATCCTATTAGAGAATCTCGACGAGCTGTACGAGATTTACTTGAAGTCCCCAGGAACTATAGTGGAACTTGCAAGGGAGCTCATGATACTTAACGTTCCAGTTAAAGTTCTTGGAAATGGAGAGGTCGTTGGAATTGCTGAGGATATAGATGAGGACGGAAGACTCGTCTTAAGGCTTGGGAACGGAGAAATAAGGAAAATTATCTACGGTGACGTGTCCTTAAGGTTCCTCTAG
- a CDS encoding ATP-binding protein, whose amino-acid sequence MTIIEALEEVISEFHEFGIPEVKERELSLPLDVDVAVSVYGLRRTGKTYLLYLAMKRLIDEGLPIERIFYVNFEDERLAGLSAKDLSTIVQLYYKHNPDANLMYLFLDEVQAVEGWERFVRRLLERKRARIFITGSSSELLSREIATSLRGRTLSFQLFPLSFREFLTFKGFEIEKPLTERRRGILLRLLEEYVEYGGFPGIVDYSPPLKIRTLQEYLDLIVYRDLVERYGIEKVSALKALIRVLTRNFARKVSVRKLHSLVSSTGIKVSRPTLAEYLTYLEDIGFVLPVRRYHPSEIESLRSQPKLYIADVGFATALGVRDVGYRIENIVAIELLRRKHYFEPRLEIYYWGDERGEVDFVVSLGGRVKELIQVSYAVDEPQTREREIRALLRASRVLNCPNLTIITWEEEGVKEINGKRVYFVPLWRWLFKIPR is encoded by the coding sequence ATGACCATAATTGAGGCGCTGGAGGAAGTCATCAGTGAGTTCCACGAGTTCGGAATTCCGGAAGTTAAGGAAAGGGAGTTAAGCCTTCCCCTAGATGTTGACGTTGCAGTCTCAGTTTATGGCCTCAGGAGAACTGGAAAAACGTACCTCCTATACCTTGCAATGAAAAGGCTTATCGATGAGGGCCTGCCAATCGAGCGAATTTTCTACGTGAACTTCGAGGACGAGAGGCTTGCTGGACTCTCCGCCAAAGATCTCTCGACGATAGTCCAGCTCTATTACAAGCACAACCCCGATGCCAATCTAATGTACCTCTTCCTCGACGAGGTTCAGGCCGTTGAGGGATGGGAGAGGTTCGTGAGGCGCCTGCTTGAGAGGAAGAGGGCAAGGATCTTTATAACGGGTTCGTCCTCAGAGCTACTCTCCCGTGAAATAGCGACTTCCCTTCGGGGGAGGACTCTGAGCTTTCAACTGTTTCCACTGTCTTTCCGGGAGTTCTTAACCTTCAAAGGCTTCGAGATAGAAAAGCCTCTGACCGAGAGGAGAAGGGGAATTCTGCTACGTCTCCTCGAGGAGTACGTTGAATACGGTGGTTTCCCAGGGATCGTTGATTATTCACCTCCGCTGAAGATCAGAACACTGCAGGAGTACCTCGACCTGATAGTTTACAGGGATCTCGTTGAGCGCTATGGGATAGAAAAGGTCTCAGCTCTCAAAGCCCTAATAAGAGTTCTGACCAGAAACTTCGCGAGAAAGGTCTCAGTTCGGAAGCTCCACTCCCTCGTTTCTTCAACTGGTATTAAGGTTAGTAGGCCGACGCTTGCCGAGTACCTCACCTACCTTGAGGACATCGGTTTTGTACTCCCTGTTAGAAGGTATCATCCAAGCGAGATCGAATCATTGAGAAGCCAGCCGAAGCTCTACATAGCGGACGTTGGCTTTGCAACGGCCCTCGGAGTTAGGGACGTCGGTTATAGAATAGAGAACATCGTTGCCATAGAGCTCCTGCGGAGGAAGCACTACTTCGAGCCAAGGCTGGAAATATACTACTGGGGAGATGAGAGAGGAGAGGTTGACTTTGTAGTTTCACTAGGTGGAAGGGTGAAAGAGCTAATACAGGTCAGTTATGCGGTTGACGAACCCCAAACCCGAGAGAGGGAAATTAGGGCGCTGTTGAGGGCATCAAGAGTTTTAAACTGCCCTAATCTAACCATCATAACCTGGGAGGAGGAAGGAGTTAAGGAAATCAACGGAAAAAGAGTTTACTTTGTCCCTCTCTGGCGCTGGCTATTTAAGATCCCAAGATAA
- the wtpA gene encoding tungstate ABC transporter substrate-binding protein WtpA, which produces MKRDLIIGIFILGVFVSGCIGSTTTNEIKDREVKLIIFHAGSLSVPFQQLEREFAEYAEKNLGVKVTFQDEASGSVKAVRKVTDLGKKADIVAVADYTLIPQLMVPNYTDFYVLFATNEIVIAFTDKSKYADEMLRNPGKWYEILAREDVKFGFSDPNQDPCGYRSVMVMKLADLYYKKPIFETLVEKTTNIYANGTHIYAPKEIQVKDRRIVIRPKETDLVALVESGSLDYFFIYKSVAEQHNLKYITLPNEINLKDFSKADFYGQVSITLGSTGKTIKAKPIVYGVTVLKDAPNRDLAIEFLKYLLGENGQRVFKENYQDFITPPIAFGNVPEEIKGLVKVEG; this is translated from the coding sequence ATGAAGAGGGATTTAATAATTGGGATTTTCATCTTAGGAGTCTTTGTTTCGGGTTGCATAGGATCTACAACCACCAACGAAATCAAAGATAGGGAAGTGAAGCTAATAATATTCCACGCAGGTTCCCTGAGCGTTCCATTCCAGCAACTAGAGAGAGAGTTCGCGGAGTACGCCGAGAAGAACCTTGGGGTTAAGGTGACGTTTCAGGATGAAGCTAGTGGAAGCGTTAAGGCAGTTAGGAAGGTCACTGACTTAGGAAAGAAGGCTGACATAGTGGCAGTTGCTGACTACACCTTAATACCACAACTCATGGTTCCAAACTATACCGACTTCTACGTTCTGTTTGCTACTAACGAGATAGTCATAGCATTCACGGACAAGAGCAAGTACGCTGATGAGATGCTCAGGAACCCTGGCAAGTGGTACGAGATACTCGCCAGGGAGGATGTAAAGTTCGGCTTCAGCGATCCAAACCAAGACCCTTGTGGGTACCGTTCCGTTATGGTGATGAAGTTGGCTGACCTCTACTACAAGAAGCCGATCTTTGAAACTCTAGTTGAGAAGACCACTAACATATACGCGAACGGAACCCACATCTACGCTCCGAAGGAGATACAGGTTAAGGACAGGAGGATTGTTATAAGGCCAAAAGAAACTGATTTGGTGGCCTTGGTTGAATCTGGCAGCTTAGATTACTTCTTCATCTACAAGAGCGTTGCCGAACAACATAACCTCAAGTACATTACGCTCCCAAACGAGATCAACCTTAAAGACTTCAGCAAGGCGGACTTCTACGGCCAAGTTTCAATAACCCTGGGCTCAACCGGGAAGACCATAAAGGCAAAACCGATAGTTTATGGAGTAACGGTTCTAAAGGATGCCCCCAACAGGGATCTCGCGATAGAGTTCCTTAAGTACTTACTGGGAGAGAACGGGCAGAGGGTCTTCAAGGAAAACTATCAGGACTTCATAACACCGCCGATAGCCTTTGGAAACGTTCCCGAGGAGATAAAGGGATTGGTTAAGGTTGAAGGCTGA